In Chitinophaga sp. HK235, a single window of DNA contains:
- the gcvP gene encoding aminomethyl-transferring glycine dehydrogenase — MNLFDIQQIEFVHRHIGPNEAETNQMLETIGTSNLDELINKTVPGAIRMQHPLAIPAAMGENDYLRHLKEVSLKNKVMRNYIGQGYFDTITPSVILRNVFENPGWYTQYTPYQAEISQGRLESLLNYQTMVCDLTGLPIANASLLDEATAAAEAMTMFFNALNKDHDHVTRPKFFVDTNVYPQTLDVIYTRATPLHIEVVVGDYKTAQFDEFYFGALIQYPNNVGAVEDYYEFITRVHTAGAFVGVATDLLALTLLASPGELGADAAFGSAQRFGVPLGFGGPHAAFFAVKDDFKRSIPGRIIGVSIDAQGQRALRMALQTREQHIKREKATSNICTAQALLANMAAMYAVFHGPAGLKDIATRVALLSATLAEKLQAKGLKLSATSFFDTIVVEGASDIKAAAEAAGINLRYFANGHVGISLDETVTIADVNDILQVFGAGKVDAAGISNGKVAIPANLERMSPYLQHPVFNSHHSESLMMRYLKMLENKDLSLNTSMISLGSCTMKLNAASEMIPLSWAHWSKMHPFAPKEQAGGYLQMTSELGEYLSKITGFDACSLQPNSGAQGEYAGLLVIREYHESRGEGHRNIMLIPISAHGTNPASAVMAGFKVVVVKALENGYIDVEDLKAKATLHAKDLAGIMITYPSTYGVYEESVKEICATIHEHGGQVYMDGANMNAQVGLTAPGIIGADVCHLNLHKTFAIPHGGGGPGMGPICVAKHLAPFLPGHVELNDGKPSNAVSAAPFGSASILLISYAYIRMLGDNGVKLASQYAILNANYMKARLEKAYDILYTGVNGTCAHEFIVDLRPFKATAGIEAEDVAKRLMDYGFHAPTMSFPVAGTIMIEPTESEDKGELDRFCDALLSIREEIRSIEEGKTDKQNNVLKNAPHTQFVITADEWTRPYGRQQAAYPLEYVKANKFWPSVSRVNNTHGDRNLICTCEPVSAYEESVA; from the coding sequence ATGAATCTTTTTGATATCCAACAAATTGAATTCGTGCACCGTCATATAGGGCCGAATGAAGCTGAGACGAACCAGATGCTGGAGACTATTGGAACATCCAATCTGGACGAGCTGATTAACAAAACTGTTCCCGGTGCCATCCGCATGCAGCACCCGCTGGCCATTCCGGCAGCTATGGGCGAAAACGACTACCTGCGCCACCTGAAAGAAGTTTCTCTGAAGAACAAGGTTATGCGCAACTACATTGGTCAGGGTTATTTTGACACCATCACACCGAGTGTGATCCTGCGCAATGTATTTGAGAATCCAGGATGGTATACGCAGTATACGCCATATCAGGCTGAGATTTCGCAAGGTAGACTGGAAAGCCTGCTGAACTACCAGACCATGGTATGTGACCTGACAGGTTTACCGATTGCCAACGCCTCCCTGCTGGATGAAGCTACTGCAGCCGCTGAAGCCATGACCATGTTCTTCAATGCGCTGAACAAAGACCACGACCACGTAACCAGGCCTAAGTTTTTTGTAGACACTAACGTTTATCCACAAACGCTGGATGTTATCTACACCCGTGCTACTCCGCTGCATATCGAAGTGGTAGTGGGCGATTACAAAACAGCCCAGTTTGATGAATTCTATTTCGGTGCGCTCATACAGTACCCTAACAACGTTGGTGCAGTAGAAGATTACTACGAATTCATCACTCGTGTGCATACTGCGGGCGCCTTTGTAGGTGTAGCTACTGACCTGCTGGCATTAACCCTGCTGGCTTCTCCGGGTGAACTGGGTGCTGATGCAGCCTTTGGTTCTGCACAGCGTTTTGGTGTTCCTTTGGGCTTTGGTGGTCCTCACGCTGCATTCTTTGCCGTGAAAGACGATTTCAAACGTTCCATTCCCGGCCGTATCATCGGTGTGAGCATTGACGCACAAGGACAGCGCGCCCTGCGTATGGCGCTGCAAACCCGCGAGCAGCACATCAAACGTGAAAAAGCCACTTCCAATATTTGTACAGCTCAGGCCCTGCTGGCCAATATGGCTGCGATGTATGCCGTGTTCCACGGTCCTGCCGGACTGAAAGACATCGCTACCCGCGTAGCCCTGCTCAGCGCCACACTGGCAGAGAAATTACAGGCCAAAGGCCTGAAACTGAGCGCTACTTCCTTCTTCGATACTATCGTAGTAGAAGGTGCCAGCGATATCAAAGCCGCTGCAGAAGCAGCTGGTATCAACCTGCGTTACTTTGCCAACGGCCATGTAGGTATCTCCCTCGATGAGACTGTTACTATTGCCGATGTGAACGATATCCTCCAGGTATTCGGTGCCGGTAAAGTAGATGCAGCTGGTATTTCCAACGGTAAAGTTGCCATCCCTGCAAATCTGGAGCGTATGTCTCCTTATCTGCAGCACCCGGTATTCAACAGCCACCACAGCGAATCGCTGATGATGCGTTACCTGAAAATGCTGGAAAACAAAGATCTTTCCCTGAACACCTCCATGATATCCCTCGGTTCCTGCACCATGAAACTGAATGCAGCTTCCGAAATGATTCCGTTGAGCTGGGCACACTGGAGCAAAATGCACCCCTTTGCGCCTAAAGAACAGGCTGGCGGTTACTTACAGATGACCAGTGAACTGGGCGAATACCTCAGCAAAATCACCGGTTTCGACGCTTGCAGCCTGCAGCCTAACAGCGGTGCACAGGGTGAATATGCCGGTCTGTTGGTAATCCGCGAATACCACGAAAGCAGAGGCGAAGGACACCGTAACATCATGTTGATTCCGATCAGCGCTCACGGTACCAACCCTGCATCTGCGGTAATGGCTGGTTTCAAGGTAGTAGTGGTAAAAGCACTGGAAAACGGTTATATCGATGTAGAAGACCTGAAAGCCAAAGCTACTTTACATGCTAAGGACCTCGCCGGTATCATGATCACTTATCCTTCCACCTATGGTGTTTATGAAGAGTCAGTGAAAGAAATCTGTGCTACCATCCACGAACACGGTGGTCAGGTATATATGGACGGCGCCAATATGAATGCCCAGGTAGGCCTGACTGCTCCCGGTATCATCGGAGCTGACGTTTGCCACCTGAACCTGCACAAAACCTTCGCTATTCCTCACGGTGGCGGTGGTCCCGGCATGGGCCCCATCTGCGTGGCAAAACACCTGGCACCATTCCTGCCAGGTCACGTTGAGCTGAATGATGGTAAACCTTCCAACGCCGTATCTGCAGCACCGTTTGGCTCTGCCAGCATCCTGCTGATCTCTTACGCTTATATCCGTATGCTCGGCGACAACGGCGTTAAACTGGCTTCTCAATATGCTATCCTGAATGCCAACTACATGAAGGCAAGACTGGAAAAAGCTTATGATATCCTCTACACCGGCGTAAACGGTACCTGCGCTCACGAGTTCATCGTGGACCTGCGTCCGTTCAAAGCTACTGCCGGCATTGAAGCGGAAGATGTGGCTAAACGCCTGATGGACTACGGTTTCCACGCTCCTACTATGAGCTTCCCGGTAGCCGGCACCATCATGATCGAGCCAACTGAAAGTGAAGACAAAGGAGAACTGGATCGCTTCTGCGATGCCCTGCTGTCTATCCGCGAAGAAATTCGTTCTATTGAAGAAGGTAAGACTGACAAACAGAACAACGTACTGAAAAATGCACCGCATACACAGTTTGTGATCACTGCCGACGAATGGACCCGTCCATACGGCCGTCAACAGGCAGCTTATCCACTGGAGTACGTAAAAGCCAATAAATTCTGGCCTTCTGTAAGTCGTGTTAACAATACTCATGGCGACAGAAACCTGATCTGCACCTGCGAACCAGTAAGTGCTTATGAGGAATCCGTTGCGTAA
- a CDS encoding RidA family protein encodes MKVSSINIHPDPYQPFHLSQGYRAGDLLFISGQTAIGEDGALTGIGNFDIQAEKAFQNLEKVLKAGGSSLGNVIKVTILLRDMANFSKIVALRKRYFTPPYPADTIMEVSSLYSPDALIEIEAVAVADEAVER; translated from the coding sequence ATGAAAGTATCCAGCATCAACATCCACCCCGATCCTTACCAGCCTTTTCATCTTTCCCAGGGTTACCGTGCAGGTGATCTGCTGTTTATCAGCGGACAGACTGCCATCGGTGAAGATGGTGCACTGACAGGCATCGGCAACTTTGATATACAGGCAGAGAAAGCCTTTCAGAACCTGGAAAAAGTACTGAAGGCAGGTGGCTCCAGCCTGGGCAATGTTATCAAGGTAACTATCCTGCTACGCGATATGGCCAACTTCTCCAAAATAGTGGCACTGCGCAAACGTTATTTCACACCACCTTATCCGGCAGATACCATTATGGAAGTGTCTTCCCTGTATTCACCGGATGCTTTGATAGAGATTGAAGCGGTAGCAGTGGCAGATGAAGCAGTGGAAAGGTAA
- a CDS encoding Crp/Fnr family transcriptional regulator has product MDLQQMQELLLQHVARHIQLTAEEQTYFVSLLKPRMLLRRQWLLQAGDICRHESFLVKGCMRSYITDMAGNDHVLHFAIEDWWISDLQSFLDQSPSQIYIEALEPSWLLQLDLPSLQKLYEQIPAFERFFRILHQNAYLAQNRRILHNISLTAAERYDAFVQQYPAIAARVTQKHLASYLGMTPVFMSQLRNRQAKKLK; this is encoded by the coding sequence ATGGATTTACAACAGATGCAGGAGCTGCTGCTGCAACATGTAGCCAGACATATTCAGCTCACCGCAGAAGAACAAACATATTTCGTCAGCCTGCTGAAACCACGGATGCTGCTTCGCCGCCAGTGGTTGCTGCAGGCTGGCGACATCTGCCGCCATGAGAGTTTTCTGGTAAAAGGCTGTATGCGCTCGTATATCACCGATATGGCCGGTAACGACCATGTGCTGCATTTTGCCATAGAAGACTGGTGGATCAGCGACCTGCAAAGTTTCCTGGACCAAAGCCCGTCACAGATCTATATCGAAGCACTGGAGCCCTCCTGGCTGCTGCAGCTCGATCTGCCTTCCCTGCAAAAACTCTATGAGCAGATACCCGCCTTTGAACGGTTTTTCAGGATACTGCACCAGAACGCATATCTGGCCCAGAACCGCCGTATTCTGCATAATATCAGCCTCACCGCAGCAGAACGTTATGATGCCTTCGTTCAGCAATACCCCGCCATTGCGGCCCGCGTAACGCAGAAACACCTCGCTTCCTATCTGGGAATGACACCCGTTTTTATGAGCCAGCTCCGCAACCGGCAGGCGAAAAAGTTAAAGTAG
- a CDS encoding ectonucleotide pyrophosphatase/phosphodiesterase produces MKRIIILLAAIVLTGTGLRAQDTAQLIVEGRKNTASQQSKPYVIMISIDGFRYDYAEKYHAENLLRLSGQGVRATAMQPSFPSLTFPNHYSLATGMYPAHHGLVDNTFYDRKRDAIYKVGNRDAVEDGTWYGGIPLWVLAEKQHMISASYFWVGSESAIQNIRPTYYFKYQEKTGIDQRIQQVVDWLRLPEDQRPHIITFYFPEVDHMGHSYGPESDSVRKAVQFVDAAIGRMQAAVSKLNLPVNFIVVSDHGMLRVDTERTLSLPDSPVLKPLRIVPGGEKMMLYGNNEADIKAAYDFLKQHEDHYTVYLKKETPERWHYGQEDVYSRIGDIIILAEANYAFGSPGKKMHPGHHGFDNNLTDMNAIFMAWGPAFKTNARIATFENVHVYPLVARILGLDITQPIDGKLEVLEPILSQP; encoded by the coding sequence GTGAAGCGGATTATTATTTTATTGGCAGCGATAGTCCTGACAGGAACAGGCCTGCGCGCACAAGACACGGCTCAGCTGATAGTGGAAGGACGTAAAAACACCGCCTCCCAGCAATCCAAACCGTATGTAATCATGATCTCGATTGATGGTTTCCGTTATGATTATGCTGAAAAATATCATGCGGAGAACCTGCTCAGGCTCTCCGGTCAGGGTGTAAGGGCTACCGCCATGCAACCATCCTTTCCTTCACTGACATTCCCCAACCACTATTCACTGGCTACCGGTATGTACCCAGCCCATCACGGCCTGGTAGACAACACCTTCTACGACCGTAAACGCGATGCCATCTATAAAGTGGGCAACCGCGATGCAGTGGAAGACGGTACCTGGTATGGCGGCATACCCCTGTGGGTACTGGCCGAAAAACAACACATGATCAGCGCCAGTTACTTCTGGGTAGGCTCTGAAAGTGCCATCCAGAACATCCGTCCAACCTATTACTTTAAATACCAGGAAAAAACCGGCATAGACCAGCGTATCCAGCAGGTGGTAGACTGGCTCCGGCTGCCGGAAGACCAACGGCCGCACATCATTACCTTCTATTTCCCTGAAGTAGATCATATGGGCCACAGCTACGGTCCGGAAAGCGACAGCGTACGCAAGGCCGTACAATTTGTAGATGCCGCCATTGGCCGTATGCAGGCTGCTGTCAGCAAATTAAATCTGCCGGTTAACTTCATCGTTGTATCAGATCATGGTATGCTCCGGGTAGATACTGAACGCACGTTGTCATTACCGGACAGCCCGGTGTTAAAGCCACTGCGCATTGTACCGGGAGGCGAAAAAATGATGCTTTACGGCAACAACGAAGCTGACATCAAAGCGGCCTATGACTTCCTCAAACAGCATGAAGACCATTACACTGTTTACCTGAAAAAGGAAACACCGGAAAGATGGCACTACGGACAGGAAGATGTGTACAGCCGTATCGGGGATATTATCATCCTGGCGGAAGCCAACTACGCTTTTGGCAGTCCTGGCAAAAAAATGCATCCCGGTCACCATGGTTTTGATAACAACCTCACCGACATGAATGCGATCTTCATGGCCTGGGGACCCGCTTTTAAAACCAATGCCCGTATCGCTACCTTCGAAAACGTACATGTGTATCCGTTAGTAGCCCGTATTCTGGGTCTGGATATCACGCAGCCGATAGATGGTAAGCTGGAAGTGCTTGAACCCATACTGAGCCAACCATAA
- a CDS encoding MmcQ/YjbR family DNA-binding protein — MDIEQYREYCLSLPGVTEEFPFGEETLVYKVAGKMFALSGLEEFNSINLKCDPEEAVELRERYEGVIPGYHMNKKHWNTVDIHSNIPNKLLLQWIKNSYDLVVASLPKKEREKLSQ; from the coding sequence ATGGACATCGAACAATACCGCGAATACTGCCTTTCCCTTCCTGGCGTCACAGAAGAGTTTCCTTTTGGAGAAGAAACCCTCGTATATAAAGTAGCCGGGAAAATGTTTGCCCTGAGCGGCCTGGAAGAGTTTAACAGTATCAATCTGAAATGTGATCCGGAGGAGGCTGTGGAATTACGCGAGCGTTATGAAGGAGTGATACCTGGTTATCATATGAACAAAAAACACTGGAATACCGTAGACATACATTCCAACATTCCCAATAAACTATTACTGCAGTGGATCAAAAATTCCTATGATCTGGTGGTGGCCAGTTTACCCAAAAAAGAAAGGGAAAAGCTGTCCCAATAA
- a CDS encoding CocE/NonD family hydrolase: MRKWLLLAYAALFVFPAVTKAVNQDSLWMYTNYTKKEVYIPMRDGVKLFTSIYLPKDQSEKHPILMSRTPYSCAPYGEKVFRPLYRNHYNQYLHEGYIMVIQDVRGTWMSEGKFVNVRPFNASKKGKNEIDEASDTYDTIDWLVKNLSGNNGNVGVFGISYPGFYSSMSALSGHPALKAVSPQAPVTDWFIGDDFHHNGAFMLSDAFSFYTVFDHPHPKPTTVGPKGIDYYTRDNYKYYLETGTLSNFAKIIGDSVTFWHEMYAHPTYDSFWQARNVRNNLKNVKPAMLVVGGVFDAEDCFGAWNTYQAIEKQNPNTNNRLVMGPWYHGQWASNDGTHLGNVRFGSNTSEYYANNIEVPFFNYYLKGKGQAPDIAEATIFFTGENKWKRLPQWPPADTKEKAIFLQPDGKLSFDKPTAANSFSEYISDPAKPVPYTEDVHFGRTINYMTDDQRFASRRPDVVVFESNVLDKDITLAGPVIADIIASTTGTDADFVVKLIDVFPNDFKYEEDAPSEHRRVPSSTYPMGGYQMLVRGEVMRGKFRNSFEKPEAFVPGQPTPVKFTLPDVAHTFQKGHRIMIQIQSSWFPLVDRNPQQFMDIYKATDKDFKKADIRIYHDASHASSVVLPIEL; encoded by the coding sequence ATGAGAAAATGGCTGTTGCTGGCCTATGCCGCACTGTTCGTCTTTCCTGCAGTTACCAAAGCGGTAAACCAGGACTCCCTCTGGATGTACACCAACTACACTAAAAAAGAAGTGTATATCCCCATGCGGGATGGCGTAAAACTGTTTACTTCCATCTATCTGCCTAAGGATCAGTCTGAGAAACATCCCATTCTGATGTCCCGCACGCCGTATTCCTGCGCTCCTTATGGTGAAAAGGTATTCCGTCCGCTGTACAGAAATCATTACAACCAGTACCTGCATGAAGGCTACATCATGGTAATACAGGATGTCAGAGGTACCTGGATGAGTGAAGGTAAGTTCGTAAACGTACGTCCTTTCAATGCCAGTAAAAAGGGCAAAAACGAGATCGACGAAGCCAGCGACACCTATGACACCATAGACTGGCTGGTTAAAAATCTCAGTGGCAACAACGGCAATGTAGGTGTATTCGGTATCTCCTACCCCGGCTTCTATTCCTCTATGAGCGCACTGAGCGGCCATCCCGCACTGAAAGCGGTAAGCCCGCAGGCACCCGTAACAGACTGGTTCATCGGAGATGACTTCCATCACAACGGTGCCTTTATGCTCTCTGACGCCTTCTCCTTCTATACCGTATTTGATCATCCTCATCCCAAACCTACTACAGTTGGGCCTAAAGGAATCGACTACTATACCCGCGATAACTACAAATATTATCTCGAAACCGGTACGCTGTCCAACTTCGCCAAAATCATCGGCGACAGCGTAACCTTCTGGCATGAGATGTATGCACACCCTACCTACGACAGCTTCTGGCAGGCACGTAACGTGCGTAACAACCTGAAGAACGTAAAACCAGCCATGCTGGTAGTAGGTGGTGTATTTGATGCAGAAGACTGCTTCGGTGCATGGAACACCTATCAGGCCATAGAAAAACAAAATCCCAATACCAACAACCGCCTTGTAATGGGCCCCTGGTACCATGGGCAATGGGCTTCCAACGACGGTACACACCTGGGTAATGTGCGCTTTGGCAGCAACACTTCAGAATATTATGCCAACAATATCGAAGTTCCTTTCTTCAACTATTACCTGAAAGGTAAAGGTCAGGCGCCGGATATTGCAGAAGCTACCATCTTTTTCACTGGTGAAAACAAGTGGAAACGCCTTCCGCAATGGCCTCCTGCCGATACAAAGGAAAAAGCCATCTTCCTGCAACCTGATGGTAAGCTGTCTTTCGACAAACCCACTGCAGCCAACAGCTTCAGCGAATATATCAGTGATCCGGCCAAACCGGTGCCTTATACAGAAGATGTGCACTTCGGCCGCACTATCAACTATATGACAGATGATCAGCGCTTTGCTTCCCGCAGACCTGATGTGGTAGTGTTTGAATCCAATGTACTGGATAAAGACATTACCCTCGCAGGTCCGGTGATCGCAGATATCATTGCCAGCACCACCGGTACTGATGCCGATTTCGTTGTTAAGCTGATCGATGTTTTCCCGAATGATTTCAAGTATGAAGAAGATGCACCTTCAGAACACCGCCGTGTTCCTTCTTCTACTTATCCTATGGGTGGATACCAGATGCTGGTACGTGGCGAAGTAATGCGCGGCAAATTCCGTAACAGCTTCGAAAAGCCGGAAGCCTTTGTACCCGGACAACCTACTCCGGTGAAGTTTACACTTCCCGATGTTGCACATACCTTCCAGAAAGGCCACCGTATCATGATACAGATTCAGAGCAGCTGGTTCCCGCTGGTAGACCGCAACCCACAACAGTTTATGGACATCTATAAAGCTACCGATAAAGACTTCAAAAAAGCCGATATCCGTATCTATCACGATGCCAGCCATGCTTCCAGTGTGGTACTTCCAATAGAACTGTGA
- a CDS encoding acyloxyacyl hydrolase codes for MKASIITMALSLLAIGLQAQDSTDLWTKAKANPNLGRHKFIELKLHTGGHLYNGEDMASVLEHGYQAMELRMAWMSTGKQVWQRALNYPSYGIGLYTGNIGNSTILGNPSGVYGFFYAPFHRRKRHHFEAGLALGITYDLNAYNPETNPLNNAIGSKVDVYFNVSATGVLRLSELFDFVYGIDLTHFSNGRMFTPNLGLNMAGVHAGVRVHYNTIRNIVIQQIDSNYRASIRPTLIRDPLPRVKHTNELSFYGAFGVVQIDNSSGVKAHYGTATAVADWNYKYSHVCSVGAGLDGFYDGSLGWTYDQRYSKVSTLDKMLMGAHIGHALHLQRFNIVTQAGTYFWRRDGEKGDWFLRVALRYDIGKYGFVQIGLKTKSGAASDWIEWGGGGRYPL; via the coding sequence ATGAAAGCAAGTATTATAACAATGGCATTGTCCCTGCTGGCAATAGGTCTGCAGGCTCAGGATTCAACAGATTTATGGACAAAAGCAAAAGCTAACCCCAACTTAGGCCGACATAAGTTTATAGAGCTTAAACTACATACTGGCGGCCACCTCTACAATGGTGAGGACATGGCCAGCGTCCTCGAACATGGTTATCAGGCAATGGAACTAAGGATGGCATGGATGTCTACCGGTAAGCAGGTATGGCAGCGTGCGCTCAACTATCCCAGTTATGGTATCGGCCTGTATACCGGTAATATCGGCAACTCCACGATACTGGGTAATCCTAGCGGGGTGTATGGTTTTTTTTATGCACCCTTCCACCGGCGTAAAAGACATCATTTCGAAGCAGGCCTGGCTCTGGGTATTACCTATGATCTGAATGCCTACAACCCCGAAACCAATCCACTCAACAACGCTATCGGCTCTAAGGTAGACGTATACTTTAATGTAAGCGCTACCGGCGTCCTGCGTTTGTCGGAGTTGTTCGATTTTGTTTACGGGATAGATCTCACCCATTTCTCCAATGGCCGTATGTTTACGCCCAACCTGGGCCTCAATATGGCTGGTGTACACGCTGGAGTGCGCGTGCATTACAATACCATACGGAATATTGTTATACAACAGATTGACTCCAACTACCGTGCTTCCATCAGGCCAACTTTAATCAGAGACCCTTTGCCCAGGGTAAAACATACGAATGAGTTGAGCTTTTACGGTGCTTTTGGAGTGGTGCAGATCGACAACTCCTCTGGTGTGAAAGCCCATTATGGCACTGCCACTGCAGTAGCAGACTGGAATTATAAATACAGCCATGTATGTAGCGTGGGTGCCGGCCTCGACGGCTTTTACGATGGGTCTCTCGGCTGGACATATGACCAGCGGTACAGTAAAGTCTCCACTTTGGATAAAATGCTGATGGGCGCTCACATTGGACATGCCCTCCATCTTCAACGTTTCAATATTGTTACACAGGCTGGTACCTACTTCTGGCGCCGCGATGGAGAAAAGGGAGATTGGTTTCTTCGCGTAGCCTTGCGTTATGACATCGGCAAATACGGTTTTGTACAGATAGGCCTCAAAACCAAAAGCGGCGCAGCTTCCGATTGGATCGAATGGGGCGGAGGCGGCCGCTACCCACTGTAA
- a CDS encoding FKBP-type peptidyl-prolyl cis-trans isomerase — protein MYKKYFFTGVLGLLAIQGFSQAKPAAKAKPAAQTAAKAALKNRMDSVSYGIGVSIAENLKAQGLSNVNTAVLAKAVQDALTNKSLTLSKEQSEMSISNYLQQLKAEKSAKNREASEKFLAENKAKPGVVTLPSGLQYLILKAGTGAKPTLNDKVKTHYHGTLIDGTVFDSSVERGEPISFPVSGVIKGWTEALQLMPVGSKWRLFIPADLAYGDRGAGPKIGPASALVFDVELLDIVQ, from the coding sequence ATGTACAAAAAATATTTCTTTACAGGTGTATTGGGCCTGTTGGCCATCCAGGGTTTCAGTCAGGCTAAACCCGCTGCCAAAGCCAAACCAGCAGCCCAGACAGCAGCGAAGGCCGCTTTAAAAAACCGTATGGACTCAGTAAGCTACGGTATCGGCGTCAGCATCGCTGAAAACCTGAAAGCACAGGGATTAAGCAACGTGAATACCGCCGTGCTGGCCAAAGCTGTCCAGGACGCGCTGACCAATAAATCTTTAACATTATCTAAAGAACAGAGTGAAATGAGCATAAGCAATTATCTCCAGCAGCTGAAAGCTGAAAAATCTGCCAAAAACCGCGAAGCCAGTGAGAAATTCCTGGCAGAAAATAAAGCTAAACCAGGTGTGGTAACACTGCCTAGCGGGCTGCAATACCTCATCCTGAAAGCCGGTACTGGCGCTAAACCTACCCTCAACGATAAAGTAAAAACACACTATCACGGTACCCTCATTGATGGTACTGTATTCGATAGCTCTGTAGAAAGAGGTGAACCCATCTCCTTCCCTGTCAGCGGTGTGATCAAAGGCTGGACAGAAGCCCTGCAGTTAATGCCTGTAGGCTCCAAATGGCGCCTCTTCATCCCTGCCGATCTCGCTTACGGTGACCGCGGAGCCGGCCCGAAAATCGGACCCGCCAGCGCACTCGTTTTTGATGTAGAGCTGCTCGACATTGTACAGTAA
- a CDS encoding chorismate synthase — MNSFGRIFRVNVFGESHGASVGVNIDGIPAGIALRQEDFLPDLERRKGGSRGTTPRKEEDLPFIKSGVFNDHTTGAPVTILFENNNTRSTDYEKLREFPRPGHADFVATQKFGGFEDYRGGGHFSGRLTLNLVAAGVIAKKILGDSIQIKAVITEVGGYTNPEEGLEAAIAAKDSVGGIVECVVDGLPIGLGEPFFDSLESSLAHAVFAIPAVKGIEFGAGFAAAKMKGLEHNDPIIDTTGKTATNNAGGVVGGISNGNPLVFRIAVKPTSSTPKEQQTLNITTGQVETFSVKGRHDLCIALRVPVVLEAVTAMVLADFMLLEQRRPRINNH; from the coding sequence GTGAACAGTTTTGGCAGAATATTCAGGGTCAATGTTTTTGGAGAATCTCATGGGGCCAGTGTAGGTGTCAATATCGATGGTATACCTGCCGGCATAGCGCTCAGGCAGGAAGACTTTTTACCTGACCTGGAACGGCGTAAAGGCGGCTCCAGAGGCACTACACCCCGCAAAGAGGAAGACCTGCCCTTTATCAAATCCGGTGTTTTCAACGATCATACTACAGGCGCTCCGGTGACCATCCTCTTCGAAAACAACAATACCCGCAGCACCGACTATGAGAAGCTGCGTGAGTTCCCCCGTCCCGGCCATGCCGATTTTGTGGCGACCCAAAAATTCGGGGGCTTCGAAGATTACCGTGGTGGCGGCCACTTCAGTGGTCGGCTGACACTTAACCTGGTAGCAGCCGGTGTGATCGCCAAAAAAATACTGGGTGACAGCATTCAGATAAAGGCTGTTATCACCGAAGTAGGCGGATATACCAACCCCGAAGAAGGCCTGGAAGCAGCCATCGCTGCCAAAGACTCCGTAGGCGGTATTGTAGAATGTGTGGTAGATGGTCTGCCGATAGGGCTGGGCGAACCTTTCTTTGATTCGCTGGAATCCTCGCTGGCTCATGCTGTATTTGCCATCCCGGCTGTTAAAGGAATTGAGTTCGGTGCTGGTTTCGCTGCCGCTAAAATGAAAGGACTGGAGCATAACGATCCCATCATAGACACAACCGGTAAAACAGCCACCAACAATGCCGGTGGTGTGGTAGGCGGTATCAGCAACGGCAATCCGCTGGTTTTCCGTATCGCTGTCAAACCTACTTCCAGCACACCTAAAGAACAACAAACCCTTAATATCACTACCGGTCAGGTAGAAACGTTCAGTGTTAAAGGTCGTCATGATCTTTGTATCGCCCTGCGTGTGCCTGTAGTACTGGAAGCCGTAACAGCCATGGTGCTGGCCGACTTCATGCTGCTGGAGCAACGGAGACCGCGTATCAACAACCACTGA